Genomic segment of Deltaproteobacteria bacterium:
AGAAAGAGAGCGTTCCCCATGGATGGTAAACCGGTCCGCATAGCAATCGTGGGCATCGGGATGTGGTGTAAGGCCCTGGCCATCGTCGTGCAAAAAAGCGGAGCCTTCAAGATCGTCACCTGTTACACCCGGACCAAAGCCAAGCGGGAAGAGTTCGCCGCCGCCTTCCAGTGCGACCAGGAGGCTTCCTACGAAGATCTCCTGAGGCGGGAAGACGTGGAAGCGATTCTTCTGACGACCCCCAATTCCGCGCATAGCGAAATGACTGTACTGGCCGCCAACCACGGCAAGCATGTAATGGTGGAGAAACCCATCGCCAATAGGGTTTCCGACGCCAAGCGAATGATCGAGGCCTGCAAGAAAAATGGAGTTGTCCTCTCGGTCGCCCACAACCAGAGAAGACTGGCCGGCTACCGGAAGATCAAGGCCATGGTCCAGGAGGGGAGCCTGGGAAAGATCGTCACGGTGGAAACGAACTTTTCCCATAACGGCGGGTTCAGGTTAACCCCTCAGATGTGGCGCTGGTATGAGGAGGAGTGCCCCGGAGGTCCCATGATGACTCTGGGAGTCCATCCTGCAGAAACCCTCCGGTATCTTCTGGGCCCCGTCCAATCCGTTTCCGCCTTCTTCAACCGCCTCTGCCTCCAGACCGAGATCATCGATGCGGGAACGGCGATCCTGCAATTCGAATCCGGGGCTCTGGGCTACCTGGGATCCAACTTTATCACCCCCTGGGTGAATTATTGTCACCTTTATGGGACCGAGGCCAACCTCTATTTAACGGTAGATCTTCCTGTTCGAAAACCCGATGAAACCCCCGGGCAATATGGAGATAGCTGGAACTATGCGGACCGAAACTCCGCGCTTT
This window contains:
- a CDS encoding Gfo/Idh/MocA family oxidoreductase; this translates as RKRAFPMDGKPVRIAIVGIGMWCKALAIVVQKSGAFKIVTCYTRTKAKREEFAAAFQCDQEASYEDLLRREDVEAILLTTPNSAHSEMTVLAANHGKHVMVEKPIANRVSDAKRMIEACKKNGVVLSVAHNQRRLAGYRKIKAMVQEGSLGKIVTVETNFSHNGGFRLTPQMWRWYEEECPGGPMMTLGVHPAETLRYLLGPVQSVSAFFNRLCLQTEIIDAGTAILQFESGALGYLGSNFITPWVNYCHLYGTEANLYLTVDLPVRKPDETPGQYGDSWNYADRNSALYLKRKGEDQKIKVDLEPGEILTEEVREFADCIRNHKVPETGGPEAMQALAVIVAAIRSARTGEIINVANVLAE